CAGGAGTTCCTTGGATGCGGGATTGTTGTACTCTACATCAAGTTGTTCAACAACGAACTGCAGGTAGGCTTCATGAGAACGAGCAACGGGAATCATGAACATCACCCAAACCGTCTAGTAGTAGGCAATTAGATGCCTCCATCGCGATTGTTGGGGTGATTTGAAAAAGTCAAGAGGAAAATTTGTTCGCACTCCTGTTTTGGGGGTGAAACAATAAATGGCCCTAGTCAAGAGACTAGAGCCTGTAAGGAAATTTTAATTCCGAGAGTCTTACGATGATCAAGGGGGGTGACAAGATGATCTGTCAGGAATGCGGCAAGGACGGTGCGGCCACGATTACCCACCTGCCTTTGCCTGACGAAGGCAGCAGCGTGGAACTGTTTGAAGCGGAAGTGCTTTGCTCCTCCTGCCTCCACGCCAAGACGGCGGCGTTTGGAATTCTGATGCGAACCTATACCCCCAAGCGCAGCTCCTGAGTTTTCCTCCTGATCCATCAGAAACAATCCGCTTCGCATGTTGTATACACCCATTGTTTGCGATCTGCGTTTTTCCGGCGACTTATAAAAAATGTGGACAAAGCGATCGGCCGGCCGGTTCCGTTGGTTTTGATTTTCAGTTGGAAACGGCCGGTCGCAATTTGTTGGACAAGCGGTTGACCAATCAGCCGCTAACATCCTGCGATCCCGCTTTTAAAAGTCAAACTTTTGCCGCCGCCGTTTGCGCTGGGCAGCCCGTTCTTTCGCCAGTTCATATTGATACTTTTCTTCATCCGTTTCCGGTTGGATCGGCGGCACCTCGACCGGCCGTCCCTGCTCGTCCACCGCCACCATTGTCAGGAACGATACGCCTGTCACGCGTCGTTCCCCTTTTGCGGGGTTTTCCCCTTCGATGGTGACCATCACTTCCATCGACGTCCGGCCCGTCCAGGTGACGGTCGCCCGCAAGATGATCACTTCGCCCAACCGGATGGGAGCCAAAAAGTCGAGGCTGTCAAATGATGCGGTGACGACCGGCTTGCCGCAATGGCGTGACGCGGTGATTGCCGCGATGCGGTCTACATAAGACATCACTTCTCCGCCGAAAATTGTTCCGTGGTTGTTGGTTTGGGCGGGCAGGATGATATCGGTCATTTCGGTACGCGATTCGGATGGAGTTTTCGCTTTGAGTGACATGTGTTTGCTCCTTTCTCTTCCTCCATGCTTGACTTCCTGTTGTATAGTCTACACCAAGATGGCAATAGATCCCACATGAAATCTATACGGCGAGCGAAACGGCGCTGCAGTGTGATGACTGCCAGCGGCAGCAGTATCAAGCTGCAGATCACGCGCATTATGAACACGATGGCCATTCTAATGTTTCGACGACCGCGCGAAAAGTCTTGCGTGTTTCGACTGTTTTCTTCTCAATTTTGCCGATTTCCGTTACAATAGGGGATAGGTTTAAGGAGATGAAATTATGAACCAGACGGCGGCAGCAAAGGTACGAACCGTGACGTACCGGTTTTGCGGCTTTTATTTTTTTCTGTTTTTCGGGTTCGGCGCCCATCTTCCGCTGCTTTCGTTGTATTTGCAGTCCTACGGGCTGTCGGGTGTGCAGATTGGGACGCTGTTTTCCGCCGGCCCGATCGTGTCGATTCTGATGCAGCCGCTCTGGGGGATGCTCAGCGACCGGTTTCAGGCCCACAAAAAGATTCTGGTGCTGACGCTCGGCTTGTCGGCACTGATGGGACCGCTGTTCACAAGCGGCGGTTCCTACGCGGTCTTCCTGTTGCTGTACTTGCTGATGGTCTTGTTTCAAAGCGCGATTGTGCCGATCATTGATGCGATGACATTGTCGCATGTACAGGAAAATGGGGGCGACTACGGCAGTGTGCGGCTGTTCGGCGCACTCGGTTTCGCGATCGCGGTGTGGGTCGCCGGACACATGTCCGGGGCGTACGGGCTGCAGTCGATTTTTTATCTGTATGCGGCGTCGTTTGCCGTTTGCATGGCGATTGCGGCCTCGCTGCCGCATCAGGGGCTGCCGCTGGCGACGAGCATCCGGTCGGGGATTGGACAACTGGTGAGGATCCCGCAGTATATCGTGTTTTTGCTGGCTGCGTTTTTGATATTCGGGCCGATCAATGCGAACAACGCCTATTTTTCTTTGTTCTTTAAGGGGATTGGCGGTGCCGTGGCGGGCGTCGGAATAGCGTTTCTGCTGTTTGCCGGTTCGGAAGCGCCGGTGATGCGGATCGCAGGCAAGGTGGCCAATCGGATCGGCATGCTGCCTACGATTATCCTGGCCGGGATGGTGTCAGGCATCCGCTGGTTCTATTACGCGACGGCGCCTTCACCGCAGATGGTGATCGGTTTGTTCTTTTTGCAAGGCCTCTCGGTCGGGCTGTTTCTGGCAGTGGCGGCCCGTTATATCCGGGAGCAAACGCCGCGGGAAGTGCAGGTTACCGCGCAGGCGATTTACGCATCGGTGGGCAACGGGTTGGGCACGGTGGCGGCCAGCTATGCGGCCGGATGGCTGCTTGATGGGCACGGCATCTTTTCAGTTTATCAATACTTTGCCGTGTCGTCTGTGGCGGGGGCTCTGTTGCTTGGCGGCTTGTGGCTGCGGCAAACATTCCGCGTCTGAGCGGGAGGCGATATACAAGAGGAGGGCTGCGGTATGCAGGGCATTCTGCTGATTGGGCACGGGTCGTCTGTGGCGGAAGCGAATCGGGGGTTGCATCGATTGGCGGAGGAAATCCGCCGCCGCAGGGAAATTGGGGTGGTCGAGGTGGCGTTTTTGAACTTGTGCCCGCCGGACATTCCGACCGCCGTATTGACCTGCGTGAAAAAAGGGGTCACGCATCTCAACGTCATCCCGTATTTTTTGACGGATGGCGTTCTGCTGCGCAAGGCGGAGCGGATCGTGCGCGAAGAAGTGGAAAACTTCCGCGGCATGACGATGAGTTTCGGACGGCCGATCGGAGTGGACAGGCGGATCGTCGGTGTGCTGAAAGACCGCATTCAATCAGCGCTCGCGCAGGGATCGGATTGAAAAAACGGTTCGTTGCGGAGCGGGCGGAATGCAATCGATCCGGAACGGCGAGTCCGGCTGCAGTGGATCCTATACGGGGATCATAAACGTTTTTTCAACATTCACTTGAAATGCAACAGATACAAAGCTATAATCGTGTTGCGAAATTTGCTGATTTGTGTCGAAGCTGTATGTTTTGCGCAGTCTTTTTTAACATTTTGTGAATTTTAGAAGATTCGGAGAAAGGAGCTTGAACTTTTTCGCTTTTTGCAATATTTTATAGATGGATGGGCCGAATTTAAAAAATAGGGAAAAGAAGGTGAAAGAATTGCCTCTCTTGGAGAAAATTCAGGAATTTAACCGTCTGTTACAAAAATCGGCTTTGCAAGGTGTCGATTTTAAAGAGTTGGCCAAGCTGCTCAGCGATATGATCCGCGCAAACGTCTATATTGTCGAAAAGAACGGCAATATCCTCGGATACGGGTTGGCCGAATACGAATTGACACTCGAATGGAACCAGATCATGAACGTGGAAAAACGGTTCCCAGGCGACTTCAACGAAACCCTGCTGAAGTTTGACGAAACGGTGAAGAACCTGCAGGACAAAGAAGCGCTCTACGTCTTCTCGGAAGAAGAGAACGAAGTGTTCAAGAAGAAGAACATCACGATCGTGCCGATCCGCGCAGGCGGACAGCGGTTGGGCACCTTGCTGCTGGCCCGGCTGTACCAGGAATTCACCGATGACGATCTGGTGCTGGCCGAGTACGGAGCAACGGTCGTCGGCATCGAGATCATGCGGGCGCAGCAGGAGGAAATTCAGATCCAGGCCCGCAACCGCGCGGTTGTGTCGATGGCGCTCGAATCGCTGTCGTTTTCCGAACAGGAAGCGATCCACCATATTTTCCAGGAGCTTGAAGGCAATGAAGGGCTGCTAGTTGCGAGCAAGGTGGCGGACCGGGTAGGCATCACCCGTTCGGTGATCGTCAACGCGATCCGCAAGCTTGAATCGGCGGGTGTAATCGAATCCCGTTCGCTCGGCATGAAGGGAACGTACATCAAGGTTCTCAATCCGCTGTTCCTGGAGCAACTGAACAAGCTGCACAGCCGGTAACGGTTTCCGGCCCGGTTCAACGGCAGCTGGCTCAGGCCGGAATTGGCGGTCTGAACCGAAACCGATTTTTTTCAAATGTGAAGGCCGTTCGCGGAGACTTCTCCGGAAGTTTCTGACGGACGGCTGTTTTGTGATATGATGGAGCAGAACGAAAGAAAGGTGGTATCTTATGTCGAGCGCTGCCAACGATTCGCAAATCCGTGATTTGAAATTGGCGCCGCAAGGCAAGCTGAAGATCGATTGGGTGGCTGCCCATATGCCGCTGCTCAACAGCATCAAGGACCAGTTTGCGAAAGACAAACCGTTCAAAGGCAAAAAGATCACGATCTGCCTGCATTTAGAGGCGAAAACCGCCTATCTGGCGAAAGTGGTGCAAGCCGGGGGAGCGGAGGTGGCGGTTGTCGCATCCAATCCGCTGTCGACGCAGGATGACGTTGTCGCCGCATTGGTGGACAGCGGCATCTACGGGTACGCCTGGTACGGGGCGACGATGGAAGAGTACAAGCATCACATTCAGCTGGCGCTCGATTTTCGCCCCGATGCGATTATCGACGACGGGGGAGACCTGGTGTCGACGTTGCATAGCGAGCGGTTGGAGCAGGCGAAGACGATTCTCGGCGGCTGCGAGGAAACGACCACCGGGATTTTGCGGCTGCGGGCGATGGAGAAGGAAGGCAAGCTGCAGTTTCCGATGATGGCGGTCAACGACGCGTATTGCAAGTACCTGTTTGACAACCGGTACGGCACCGGGCAATCGGTCTGGGACGGCATCATGCGGACAACCAACCTGGTGGTAGCCGGCAAAACGGCGGTCGTCGTCGGATACGGCTGGTGCGGCAAGGGAGTCGCGATGCGGGCGAAAGGGCTCGGCGCGAAGGTGGTAGTGACGGAAGTCGATCCGATCAAAGCGGTAGAAGCGGTGATGGACGGGTTTGCAGTGATGCCGATGATCGACGCGGCCCGCATTGGAGATTTCTTCATCACTGTCACGGGCAACAAGGACTGCATCACGGCCGAACATTTCTATGTGATGAAAGATGGCGCCGTGCTCTGCAACGCCGGCCATTTCGACGTCGAGATCAACAAGCAGGATCTGTACGCATTGGCGAAAACGGTGCGGAAAGTGCGCCACAATATCGAAGAGTTCATGTTTGCTGACGGGCGGAAAGTCTACCTGCTGGCGGAAGGCCGTCTCGTCAACCTGGCGGCCGGGGACGGGCATCCGGCGGAAGTGATGGACATGACGTTTGCACTGCAGGCGCTCTCGCTGCGCCATGTGGTGGAAAATCGGGCCGAATTGCAACCGAAGGTGTATTCGGTTCCGGCTCACTTGGATCGATACGTGGCACAACTTCGCCTGAAAACCTGGGGCGTCCAGATCGATGAATTGACGGAGGAGCAAAAACGTTACCTGGACAGTTGGGTTGAGTAGGAGCAGCGGTCAAGCCGGTCGCTGCATAGGATAGGAAAGTGAATCCGGCTCTTGGATGGAGGGATCCGAACGTATGCACCGGCTGATCGGGGTGACAAGCTCTGTTTCTGTGTTGCGTTCCGGCGTGGAAGGAATCTTTGCGGGGGATGATTATACGGCGGCGATTGTGAAAGCGGGCGGATTGCCCGTGGTGCTGCCGATGATCACGGAAGACGATGCGCTTGCGGCGCTGGCCGATCGCTTGCACGGGCTGCTGTTGACAGGCGGCGTCGACCTCGATCCGGCTTACTTCGGCGAACAGCCGATCCCGCAGTTGGGCGAGGTGACTCCCGTCCGGGACGAGATGGAATGGAAGTTGACGAACCTGTTTCTTGCCCGGAACAAGCCGATTTTTGCCATTTGCCGCGGAATGCAGGTGCTGAATGCGGCTGCCGGCGGCAGCTTGTACCAGGACTTGGCGGCCCAGAAACGAGGTGTGCTGCAGCACGCGCAACGGGCGCCGCGCTGGCATGCGTCGCACGAAGTGACGGTTGTGCCGGGCACGAAACTGGCCGAAATCCTGGGAGCGGGCACGATTCGTGTCAACAGTTTTCACCACCAGGCGGTGAGACGGGTGGCGCCAGGATTTGTCGTGTCGGCGACGGCGCTCGACGGAGTGATTGAGGCGTTTGAGAGCACCGGCCATCGATACGTGGTCGGCGTGCAATGGCACCCGGAAAACATGTGGCAGCGCCAGCCGATTTTTCATAAGTTGTTTCAGGCGTTTGTGGACAGTTGCGAAGAAACGTAAAATAGGGAACAAGGGCGCTTTGACCGGCGTCCTTGTTTATGCACGGAGAGTGAAGGCGGTGGAGAGGCTGAACAGCTTGACCGGCGGTCAGGTGGGGACAGGCTATCTGTTGTTTGTCTTTTTGATGATCGCCTTAACCAACTTTTTTGATACAACTGCTTACGCAGCGCGATTGGCCGGTGTTCGGACACAAAAAATCAGCCTTGCGAATTCGTTGTTTGCAATGCTGACATTCGGCTCCCGAACGACAACCGCTTTGTATTTGCCGGCGATTGCGGCGATTGCGCAACGGGCGATCAATCAAGGGTTTGACCCGTTGCATCAACTGCAATTCGTTTTGCTCGGCGCGGCGGTTGGGACTGCAATCGCCATTGTGTTCCTGCCTGCCATCCAGAAGTTTTATGAGTTGGGCATCGATCGAATGGAACAGCAGGGATCGGCACTCAGTACGTTCAAGTCGCTGTTTCTGCACAAGCAAGGCTGGATCGATTTGGCGAAGTGCTGGCGATGGCCGCGCCGGCAGATGTGGAAGGGAATCAGCCTGACAGGCGTTCCGAAGGATATGATCGTATTGAATGCTGTTTTGTACGCATTTTTTACGGTGGGTTCAGTCGCCACATATTATGCCGGTTCGCTGAATCCAGCTGCCGCGTTGACTGCCACCGGACTGTCTCCCGCGATCAACGCGGTCGCCGCTTTTTTGCTGTTGTTTCTGGTTGATCCGCGCGGCGCGATTATCATGGACCAGGGGATTCAGCGGAAGATTCCGTTTGAAATTGTGAAATCTTCGATGGTGTATTTGGCCCTCAGCCGGCTGGTGGGAACGGCCCTGTCGATTCTTGTGTTATATCCGGCGGCGCTGTTTGTGTCATTTTTGGCAAAGTTTATTTGACGAAAAATACCCCCATCAGCCGATGGGGGTTTCGATTGCATTGCGCAGTTTGTCCAACAGCTCCGGCGGCGTGGAAGCCGCTACGATTTCCCGGTCGTCGGCGATGACAAACGGTTTCTTGAAGCATTCCGAACAGTTGCCGAGGCACGCCCAGCGGCGCTGTTCGATGTGCGGGAACTCCCGAGCGATCGTATCGAATACCAAACCGGTGCCGTTGTTTTGCAGATTGCTGAAACAGTATTCCAGTTTGCGAATTGCCATTGAAGTTTCCTCCCAAATTGCATGAACCGTTTTATGCACGACGCCGGAACCAATGCTGCAAGCCGATTCCGGCTGCCGCCAGGAGCAGCAGCGAGCCCCTCCAGCAGGAGGGCGGAGCCCATTCCGGGATAGCCGGCCTGATGGATCCATGTGAGGAACGTCTGCCAAAATGAAGGCAACAAAGGGATTCCTCCTTTTTGCATTGTAACACATGAGTACAAGGTACAAGGGGGCGGACCGATCTATTCCAGAAAAAATCGGGATGCGGCCGACCGGATTTTTTCTTACAATGGAAAGCGA
The window above is part of the Effusibacillus pohliae DSM 22757 genome. Proteins encoded here:
- a CDS encoding adenosylhomocysteinase, which translates into the protein MSSAANDSQIRDLKLAPQGKLKIDWVAAHMPLLNSIKDQFAKDKPFKGKKITICLHLEAKTAYLAKVVQAGGAEVAVVASNPLSTQDDVVAALVDSGIYGYAWYGATMEEYKHHIQLALDFRPDAIIDDGGDLVSTLHSERLEQAKTILGGCEETTTGILRLRAMEKEGKLQFPMMAVNDAYCKYLFDNRYGTGQSVWDGIMRTTNLVVAGKTAVVVGYGWCGKGVAMRAKGLGAKVVVTEVDPIKAVEAVMDGFAVMPMIDAARIGDFFITVTGNKDCITAEHFYVMKDGAVLCNAGHFDVEINKQDLYALAKTVRKVRHNIEEFMFADGRKVYLLAEGRLVNLAAGDGHPAEVMDMTFALQALSLRHVVENRAELQPKVYSVPAHLDRYVAQLRLKTWGVQIDELTEEQKRYLDSWVE
- a CDS encoding sirohydrochlorin chelatase encodes the protein MQGILLIGHGSSVAEANRGLHRLAEEIRRRREIGVVEVAFLNLCPPDIPTAVLTCVKKGVTHLNVIPYFLTDGVLLRKAERIVREEVENFRGMTMSFGRPIGVDRRIVGVLKDRIQSALAQGSD
- a CDS encoding lipid II flippase family protein produces the protein MERLNSLTGGQVGTGYLLFVFLMIALTNFFDTTAYAARLAGVRTQKISLANSLFAMLTFGSRTTTALYLPAIAAIAQRAINQGFDPLHQLQFVLLGAAVGTAIAIVFLPAIQKFYELGIDRMEQQGSALSTFKSLFLHKQGWIDLAKCWRWPRRQMWKGISLTGVPKDMIVLNAVLYAFFTVGSVATYYAGSLNPAAALTATGLSPAINAVAAFLLLFLVDPRGAIIMDQGIQRKIPFEIVKSSMVYLALSRLVGTALSILVLYPAALFVSFLAKFI
- a CDS encoding MFS transporter → MNQTAAAKVRTVTYRFCGFYFFLFFGFGAHLPLLSLYLQSYGLSGVQIGTLFSAGPIVSILMQPLWGMLSDRFQAHKKILVLTLGLSALMGPLFTSGGSYAVFLLLYLLMVLFQSAIVPIIDAMTLSHVQENGGDYGSVRLFGALGFAIAVWVAGHMSGAYGLQSIFYLYAASFAVCMAIAASLPHQGLPLATSIRSGIGQLVRIPQYIVFLLAAFLIFGPINANNAYFSLFFKGIGGAVAGVGIAFLLFAGSEAPVMRIAGKVANRIGMLPTIILAGMVSGIRWFYYATAPSPQMVIGLFFLQGLSVGLFLAVAARYIREQTPREVQVTAQAIYASVGNGLGTVAASYAAGWLLDGHGIFSVYQYFAVSSVAGALLLGGLWLRQTFRV
- a CDS encoding DUF1450 domain-containing protein, which encodes MAIRKLEYCFSNLQNNGTGLVFDTIAREFPHIEQRRWACLGNCSECFKKPFVIADDREIVAASTPPELLDKLRNAIETPIG
- a CDS encoding acyl-CoA thioesterase, whose protein sequence is MSLKAKTPSESRTEMTDIILPAQTNNHGTIFGGEVMSYVDRIAAITASRHCGKPVVTASFDSLDFLAPIRLGEVIILRATVTWTGRTSMEVMVTIEGENPAKGERRVTGVSFLTMVAVDEQGRPVEVPPIQPETDEEKYQYELAKERAAQRKRRRQKFDF
- a CDS encoding gamma-glutamyl-gamma-aminobutyrate hydrolase family protein; the encoded protein is MHRLIGVTSSVSVLRSGVEGIFAGDDYTAAIVKAGGLPVVLPMITEDDALAALADRLHGLLLTGGVDLDPAYFGEQPIPQLGEVTPVRDEMEWKLTNLFLARNKPIFAICRGMQVLNAAAGGSLYQDLAAQKRGVLQHAQRAPRWHASHEVTVVPGTKLAEILGAGTIRVNSFHHQAVRRVAPGFVVSATALDGVIEAFESTGHRYVVGVQWHPENMWQRQPIFHKLFQAFVDSCEET
- the codY gene encoding GTP-sensing pleiotropic transcriptional regulator CodY, producing MPLLEKIQEFNRLLQKSALQGVDFKELAKLLSDMIRANVYIVEKNGNILGYGLAEYELTLEWNQIMNVEKRFPGDFNETLLKFDETVKNLQDKEALYVFSEEENEVFKKKNITIVPIRAGGQRLGTLLLARLYQEFTDDDLVLAEYGATVVGIEIMRAQQEEIQIQARNRAVVSMALESLSFSEQEAIHHIFQELEGNEGLLVASKVADRVGITRSVIVNAIRKLESAGVIESRSLGMKGTYIKVLNPLFLEQLNKLHSR